Proteins encoded together in one Microcebus murinus isolate Inina chromosome 16, M.murinus_Inina_mat1.0, whole genome shotgun sequence window:
- the CTU1 gene encoding cytoplasmic tRNA 2-thiolation protein 1, with protein MPAPPCTSCHAARAALRRPHSGHALCGACFCATFEAEVLHTVLAGRLLPPGAVVAVGASGGKDSTVLAHVLRELAPRLDISLQLVAVDEGIGGYRDAALAAVRRQAARWELPLTIVAYADLFGGWTMDAVARSTAGSGRSRSCCTFCGVLRRRALEEGARLVGATHIVTGHNADDMAETVLMNFLRGDTGRLARGGGLGSPGEGGALPRCRPLQFASQKEVVLYAHFRRLDYFSEECVYAPEAFRGHARDLLKLLEAARPSAVLDLVHSAERLALAPAALPPRPGACSRCGALASRALCQACALLDGLNRGRPRLAIGKGRRGLDEEGAPRDRARPPASEAIPAF; from the exons ATGCCCGCCCCACCATGCACCTCCTGCCACGCGGCACGAGCTGCCCTCCGCCGCCCGCACTCGGGACACGCGCTGTGTGGCGCCTGCTTCTGCGCCACCTTCGAGGCTGAGGTGCTGCACACGGTGCTCGCGGGCCGCCTGCTGCCTCCGGGTGCAGTGGTGGCCGTGGGCGCCTCGGGCGGCAAGGACTCCACCGTGCTCGCGCACGTGCTGCGCGAGCTCGCGCCGCGTCTGGACATCTCGCTGCAGCTCGTGGCTGTGGACGAGGGCATTGGCGGCTACCGGGACGCGGCGCTGGCGGCCGTGCGTCGCCAGGCAGCGCGCTGGGAGCTGCCGCTCACCATCGTGGCCTATGCAGACCTCTTCGGGGGCTGGACGATGGACGCCGTGGCCCGCAGCACAGCCGGCTCGGGCCGCAGCCGCTCCTGCTGCACCTTCTGTGGGGTGCTGCGGCGCCGAGCGCTGGAGGAAGGGGCGCGCCTCGTGGGAGCCACGCACATCGTGACAG GTCACAACGCTGATGACATGGCGGAGACGGTGCTCATGAACTTCCTGCGGGGCGACACGGGGCGGCTGGCCCGGGGCGGGGGCCTGGGCTCCCCTGGCGAGGGGGGCGCCCTGCCGCGCTGCCGCCCGCTGCAGTTCGCGTCGCAGAAGGAGGTGGTGCTGTACGCGCACTTCCGCCGCCTGGACTACTTCTCCGAGGAGTGCGTGTACGCGCCCGAGGCCTTCCGCGGCCACGCGCGCGACCTGCTCAAGCTCCTGGAGGCGGCGCGGCCGTCGGCGGTGCTGGACCTTGTGCACTCGGCCGAGCGCCTGGCGCTGGCCCCGGCCGCGCTGCCCCCGCGCCCCGGCGCCTGCTCCCGCTGCGGGGCGCTGGCCAGCCGTGCGCTCTGCCAGGCCTGCGCCCTCCTGGACGGCCTGAACCGCGGCCGGCCCCGCCTGGCCATCGGCAAGGGCCGCCGGGGGCTGGACGAGGAGGGGGCGCCTCGGGATCGGGCCCGGCCCCCTGCCTCGGAGGCCATCCCCGCCTTCTAG